From Verrucomicrobia bacterium S94, the proteins below share one genomic window:
- a CDS encoding sulfotransferase, whose amino-acid sequence MPELIFIVGSPRSGTSFVARALALAENTGCLENTGLFCRVGARSDIHLYQRLMYPTGVFPYSWVYFKCRGFADRLFGKNRLEQSLKNMLLKCGHVTEAVPEECEGEPALDPVGEHELQKLKEKLEDTEQIFGFGKLAESCFEEFQKRIGCSTLIEKTAEHLRFLPVIHELFPEARVVLVRRDKRQCIASYFKTYGRGTGFYRFIPQRLKEAVLWKKLNGDEGRERWAAEQPWVTVVEFNEIMNNPSEQLTRLSSDLGLALPKQKLKTYLHQAAV is encoded by the coding sequence ATGCCTGAACTTATATTTATTGTGGGCTCCCCTCGTTCGGGAACCAGTTTTGTGGCCCGAGCGCTGGCCCTGGCGGAAAATACCGGCTGTCTGGAGAATACGGGTCTGTTCTGCCGCGTCGGAGCCCGTTCGGATATCCACCTCTATCAGCGTCTCATGTATCCGACCGGCGTTTTTCCGTATTCATGGGTATACTTTAAATGCCGTGGGTTTGCTGATCGGCTTTTCGGGAAGAATCGGCTGGAGCAGTCTTTGAAAAACATGCTGTTGAAATGCGGTCATGTGACGGAGGCCGTTCCGGAGGAATGCGAAGGGGAACCTGCACTTGATCCGGTCGGGGAGCATGAACTGCAGAAACTGAAGGAAAAACTGGAGGATACGGAACAGATTTTCGGATTCGGAAAACTGGCGGAAAGCTGTTTTGAGGAATTCCAAAAGAGAATAGGCTGCTCGACGCTTATCGAAAAAACAGCCGAGCATCTGCGTTTTCTGCCGGTGATTCACGAGCTGTTTCCGGAAGCCCGTGTGGTGCTTGTGCGGCGCGACAAACGACAGTGTATTGCATCATACTTCAAAACCTATGGACGCGGTACGGGATTTTATCGCTTCATTCCGCAAAGACTGAAAGAAGCTGTACTTTGGAAAAAGCTGAACGGTGATGAAGGGCGTGAACGCTGGGCCGCTGAGCAGCCCTGGGTCACCGTCGTCGAATTCAACGAGATCATGAACAATCCGTCGGAACAGCTCACCCGGCTTTCATCGGACCTCGGTCTGGCACTGCCGAAGCAAAAACTTAAAACGTATCTGCACCAGGCTGCTGTCTAA
- a CDS encoding acyltransferase: MKACRRFVMQFLFRIFRVAKCKTISLYRLLFSWCFSAMLRLRGVWVGKGGLYCGRPLISLYKDSSIVIGDNLTLRSSVNSNPLGCNQPVIIRTILEQAKIYIGNNVGCSATSICAAKEIHIEDGVLFGAGAMIMDNDFHIWKDDDWCRVDKTNPVAVKIGKKCFIGSRAIILKGVELGDCCVVGAGAVVKKGHYPAGSVLAGNPARVVQCSKRTL; the protein is encoded by the coding sequence ATGAAAGCTTGTAGAAGGTTTGTAATGCAGTTTTTATTTAGAATTTTTCGTGTTGCTAAATGTAAAACCATATCCTTATATCGTTTACTTTTTTCTTGGTGTTTTAGTGCTATGTTGCGTCTTAGAGGGGTTTGGGTGGGTAAAGGCGGACTCTATTGCGGCCGACCATTAATTTCACTCTATAAAGATTCCAGTATTGTGATTGGAGATAATTTGACATTGCGTAGTTCGGTGAATTCGAATCCGCTAGGCTGTAATCAACCGGTCATTATCCGGACAATACTAGAGCAGGCAAAAATTTATATCGGAAATAATGTTGGCTGTAGTGCTACCAGTATTTGTGCGGCGAAAGAAATCCATATCGAAGACGGAGTCCTTTTTGGTGCAGGTGCGATGATTATGGACAATGATTTTCACATATGGAAAGACGATGATTGGTGTCGCGTAGATAAAACTAATCCTGTTGCAGTAAAGATCGGAAAAAAATGTTTTATAGGCTCTCGCGCTATCATTCTAAAAGGGGTTGAGCTGGGAGATTGTTGTGTGGTCGGTGCGGGTGCAGTTGTTAAAAAAGGGCACTATCCGGCAGGTTCTGTTCTTGCGGGAAATCCAGCAAGGGTTGTTCAGTGCAGTAAGAGAACATTGTGA
- a CDS encoding polysaccharide pyruvyl transferase family protein: protein MNVKVGLITTVDTNIGDDFIREGILLALGEAISKDLEITYVNKHVPGDIYPRFHPLYWVKYLPKGRVTASRFLDGVMNRFHGSRFEDCDLVIQCGAPVFFNKCSQAEWAKIIWEHILCRLGKRIPVLNLAAGSCYPWERIPENHKELNTNDAYFIEKITKACALTMVRDRLSKQLLEEMQLEAQQQICSAFLAGRKYKKKTADAKFVFFNYMQGGGHFDFGQNIDTKRWETTVRSIIEQVRKSHPVACICHDQKEFHLAGQLFPDIPRFFPRTVEEYFNLAALGIAGVFNRMHAAVAFAGMGIPSVAVGTDSRMLMVKELSMPVYYVKDADAQQICSDLERMLKARDAERDRLTALSDNVFLDYVERIRGVIFDAN from the coding sequence ATCAATGTGAAAGTAGGACTGATTACAACGGTGGATACTAATATTGGGGATGACTTCATTCGTGAAGGCATCCTGTTGGCATTAGGAGAAGCGATTTCCAAAGATCTGGAAATTACGTATGTAAACAAACACGTTCCAGGTGATATTTATCCGCGTTTTCATCCATTATATTGGGTGAAGTATTTGCCCAAAGGCCGTGTAACAGCAAGTCGCTTCCTTGATGGGGTGATGAATCGATTTCATGGAAGTCGTTTTGAAGACTGTGATTTAGTCATTCAGTGTGGAGCACCTGTTTTTTTTAACAAATGCTCTCAGGCTGAATGGGCGAAAATTATTTGGGAACATATCCTTTGTCGGTTAGGCAAACGTATACCTGTTTTGAACCTTGCTGCTGGCTCATGTTATCCGTGGGAGAGAATTCCTGAAAATCACAAAGAATTAAATACTAATGATGCTTATTTTATTGAAAAAATTACAAAAGCCTGTGCATTGACCATGGTGCGTGATCGCCTTTCAAAGCAATTGCTTGAGGAGATGCAACTTGAGGCGCAGCAACAGATCTGTTCGGCATTTCTTGCCGGTCGAAAGTATAAGAAAAAAACTGCAGATGCTAAGTTTGTTTTTTTTAACTATATGCAGGGCGGCGGGCATTTTGACTTTGGTCAGAATATAGATACTAAAAGATGGGAAACAACGGTACGTTCAATTATTGAGCAAGTACGAAAAAGTCATCCAGTGGCCTGTATTTGTCATGATCAAAAAGAGTTCCATCTAGCTGGCCAGCTATTCCCTGATATTCCTCGTTTTTTCCCTAGAACGGTAGAGGAATACTTTAATTTGGCAGCGCTGGGTATTGCAGGCGTATTTAATCGGATGCACGCTGCGGTTGCTTTTGCAGGAATGGGTATCCCATCAGTTGCGGTTGGTACAGATTCTCGCATGCTTATGGTGAAGGAGTTAAGCATGCCAGTATACTATGTGAAAGATGCGGATGCTCAGCAAATCTGCTCAGATCTGGAGCGAATGTTGAAGGCTCGTGATGCTGAGCGCGATCGATTAACTGCGCTTTCGGATAACGTTTTCTTGGACTATGTTGAACGTATTAGAGGCGTTATTTTCGATGCAAATTAA
- a CDS encoding glycosyltransferase family 1 protein, with translation MNGVLIQTNEFPPISGGVGSYCLGFASALVRRGVRVRVVAARKTKMDDAYDATLPFPVHRAYQRIPVIRHFFRAIQMIKCLSLDRDAVLWAAEWRSGMVTALLSFLFRRKMMITIHGTEFLDQNDSFFLRLFAMPVYRRAWRIIAISDYTHKIIVEGLPQYADKTVVIKNGINAEQFSDVPRERVEALIARYQLQRKRIILSLCRLVPRKGVDQAIIAFSKLRTSVPDAVLVIAGTGPEEVRLKELVARLDLGESVVFTGYVPDEEIALWYHASSLYIMLSRKDGAYVEGFGLTFLEANACGKPVVGGDHGGVPEAVIDGETGYIVDPLDPIAAAKAMEKILLDKDLYERMSLAGLALVHGEASWDRAAGEIIELLKDPVR, from the coding sequence ATGAACGGAGTCCTGATTCAAACCAATGAGTTTCCGCCGATAAGCGGTGGAGTGGGGAGTTATTGTCTGGGATTTGCTTCGGCGCTTGTTCGACGTGGTGTGCGAGTGCGGGTCGTCGCGGCGCGAAAAACGAAGATGGATGACGCGTATGATGCAACATTGCCGTTTCCCGTTCACAGGGCATATCAGCGCATTCCAGTTATCCGTCATTTTTTCAGAGCAATTCAAATGATCAAGTGCTTGTCGCTGGACCGTGATGCGGTTTTGTGGGCCGCTGAGTGGCGGTCTGGGATGGTGACGGCCTTGCTGTCGTTTTTGTTTCGACGGAAAATGATGATCACCATTCATGGCACAGAGTTTCTAGATCAAAACGATTCATTTTTTTTGCGCCTATTTGCCATGCCGGTTTATCGCCGCGCATGGCGGATTATTGCGATTAGTGACTACACGCATAAAATTATTGTTGAAGGTCTCCCTCAGTACGCGGACAAGACGGTTGTGATTAAAAATGGAATTAATGCAGAACAATTTTCTGATGTGCCCCGAGAGCGCGTTGAGGCTCTGATTGCTCGATATCAGTTGCAAAGGAAACGGATTATTCTTTCGCTATGCCGTCTGGTTCCGAGAAAGGGCGTGGATCAGGCGATCATCGCTTTTTCCAAATTGCGCACCTCCGTCCCTGATGCAGTTTTGGTCATCGCGGGGACTGGGCCGGAAGAGGTCCGGCTGAAAGAGCTGGTCGCTCGTTTGGATCTCGGGGAATCCGTGGTTTTTACTGGCTATGTTCCGGACGAAGAGATTGCTCTCTGGTATCATGCATCCTCACTTTACATCATGCTATCCCGAAAAGATGGGGCGTATGTTGAGGGGTTTGGACTCACATTCCTAGAGGCGAATGCCTGTGGGAAGCCCGTGGTCGGCGGAGATCATGGAGGAGTTCCAGAGGCTGTTATCGATGGGGAAACTGGCTATATTGTTGATCCATTGGACCCCATCGCCGCTGCCAAAGCAATGGAAAAGATTTTGTTGGATAAGGATCTGTATGAAAGGATGTCTTTGGCTGGGTTAGCTTTAGTTCACGGAGAGGCCAGTTGGGATCGGGCTGCCGGGGAAATTATTGAGCTACTGAAGGACCCGGTGCGGTAA
- a CDS encoding GDP-L-fucose synthase, producing MDLHSKIYVAGHRGLVGSGIWRALERHGYSNLIGKTHDELDLINQQAVNDFFAAEKPEYVVLVAAKVGGIVANSTYRGQFIYENMMIEMNVIHAAKEHGVKKLLFLGSSCIYPKMAPQPMLEEHLLTGPLEPTNEPYAIAKIAGIRLCDAYNRQYGTDFISAMPTNMYGPGDNYHPQNSHVLPAFIRRFHEAKEQGLEKVECWGSGSPLREFLYSDDLAEACVFLLEHTSYADVAFEDETGTVQSHVNVGSGKEVSIKELAETVADVVGYKGIIEWDSSKPDGTPRKLMDSSKLRKLGWEPKIELREGIALAYEDFKERYCTV from the coding sequence ATGGACTTACATTCAAAAATTTACGTTGCCGGTCACCGCGGACTGGTAGGATCGGGAATCTGGCGTGCGCTGGAACGTCATGGTTATTCCAACCTGATCGGGAAAACGCATGATGAGCTGGATCTGATCAATCAGCAGGCTGTGAACGATTTCTTCGCGGCCGAGAAACCGGAGTATGTCGTGCTGGTGGCTGCAAAAGTCGGCGGTATTGTCGCGAACAGTACCTACCGCGGGCAGTTCATTTATGAAAACATGATGATCGAGATGAACGTGATTCATGCGGCGAAAGAGCACGGAGTGAAAAAACTGCTTTTTCTCGGGTCGAGCTGTATCTATCCGAAAATGGCCCCGCAGCCCATGCTGGAAGAGCATCTGCTGACCGGTCCGCTGGAGCCGACCAACGAGCCTTATGCCATTGCCAAGATTGCGGGTATTCGCCTGTGCGATGCTTATAACCGTCAGTACGGCACCGATTTTATTTCAGCTATGCCGACGAATATGTATGGGCCCGGCGATAATTATCATCCGCAGAATTCCCACGTGCTGCCGGCCTTTATCCGCCGCTTTCATGAAGCGAAAGAGCAGGGGCTGGAAAAGGTGGAATGCTGGGGAAGCGGTTCGCCGCTGCGTGAATTTCTCTATAGCGATGATCTCGCCGAAGCGTGTGTTTTTCTGCTGGAACATACCAGCTATGCCGACGTGGCTTTCGAGGATGAAACCGGGACGGTGCAGTCACACGTTAATGTAGGTTCCGGGAAAGAAGTCTCCATTAAGGAACTGGCCGAAACGGTTGCCGACGTTGTGGGCTACAAAGGCATCATTGAATGGGATTCCTCCAAACCGGACGGTACTCCGCGTAAACTGATGGATTCCTCCAAACTCCGGAAACTGGGCTGGGAACCGAAAATCGAACTGCGCGAAGGCATTGCCCTTGCCTATGAGGACTTTAAGGAACGCTACTGTACAGTATAA
- a CDS encoding glycosyltransferase family 9 protein, with amino-acid sequence MKILVIKPDGIGDLILLVPVLVALKQQNASCSITVVVSSFSKGWLETVACVDRVLVFDRPDRKLTGLEKVSASVRTIKWILLNNLIFYDRVYLPRRKGTLGDKLLCLLSLTKHRISWNDSGWNWMYALQKPVESGVHEVLQMMNLFEVAEPSEYEYSVEINEDNAGKPKEIMGLEGEVYIIVGCNAARIGRRSWPVDYYANVVRQLKARSPDLKFVIVGAGDDVAVAEALIKLTGSYVTSAAGKFSLLETAALMKDAILFIGNDSGPMHMAAAVGVPVVEISCHVQGGDPNHANAPERFGPYGVPHRICRPEKAMAPCIDCCMMEHAHCITAVTPGQVYQAAVELLSSCSAEE; translated from the coding sequence GTGAAAATATTAGTTATAAAACCTGATGGAATAGGGGACTTAATCTTATTAGTTCCGGTTTTAGTTGCGTTAAAGCAACAGAATGCTAGCTGTTCTATTACTGTCGTAGTTTCGTCGTTTTCGAAGGGATGGTTAGAGACTGTTGCTTGTGTCGATCGCGTGTTGGTTTTTGACCGGCCTGACCGAAAATTAACGGGCTTGGAAAAGGTGAGCGCCTCAGTTCGTACGATAAAATGGATACTTTTAAACAATCTAATTTTTTATGATCGAGTCTATCTGCCTCGACGCAAAGGAACCTTGGGCGATAAACTTCTTTGTTTGCTATCGCTCACAAAACATCGAATTTCGTGGAATGATTCGGGATGGAATTGGATGTATGCCCTCCAGAAGCCTGTCGAGTCCGGAGTGCATGAAGTTCTTCAAATGATGAACTTATTCGAGGTGGCGGAACCTTCTGAATACGAATATTCGGTTGAGATTAATGAAGACAATGCAGGTAAGCCTAAAGAAATTATGGGGTTAGAGGGAGAGGTTTATATCATAGTTGGCTGTAATGCGGCTCGAATAGGACGCCGGTCTTGGCCTGTGGATTATTACGCAAACGTAGTTCGGCAACTTAAAGCACGAAGTCCTGATCTGAAGTTTGTGATAGTTGGTGCTGGCGATGATGTTGCAGTAGCGGAGGCTTTGATTAAACTCACGGGATCTTATGTGACTTCTGCAGCTGGAAAATTCTCGTTATTAGAGACAGCTGCATTGATGAAAGATGCCATTTTGTTTATTGGGAATGATTCGGGGCCGATGCACATGGCGGCTGCGGTAGGTGTTCCGGTGGTGGAGATTTCGTGCCATGTACAGGGCGGTGATCCAAACCACGCCAACGCGCCGGAGCGGTTTGGTCCGTATGGTGTGCCGCATCGAATTTGCCGGCCTGAAAAAGCCATGGCGCCCTGCATCGATTGTTGCATGATGGAGCATGCGCATTGCATTACTGCGGTAACACCCGGACAGGTGTATCAGGCCGCTGTTGAACTGTTAAGTTCCTGTTCTGCGGAAGAGTAA
- a CDS encoding glycosyltransferase family 2 protein, whose translation MKNVAIIIPVYNRVKVTLTCLNHLAECRIFDWADVIVVDDQSTDGTADAICSQFPQVILLEGNGDLWWAGGINMGMQYAYDFGAEYLLWLNDDCVPRGNAISALYKYSLKHDVIAVGQAFCPSGHYYGGHKKTWLGLRLLSCSESDVVPCDAFGGNAVCLPRKVVDAIGYLDAKRIPMAPADADYGLRARRKGIQAFVVGTARFENDDNLSDEQQSWLLGDIPPAKIWNGFFGKKSSRSFGPMFTFYLRHWGPWGGILFVTPYVKFLLIAFVRTLVPVSVLRKVYGARSKAWGIHSHYRAD comes from the coding sequence ATGAAAAATGTGGCCATAATAATCCCTGTATACAATCGTGTTAAAGTTACTTTGACCTGTTTGAATCACCTGGCAGAATGTCGGATTTTTGACTGGGCGGATGTCATCGTGGTGGATGATCAATCAACGGATGGAACTGCGGATGCGATATGCAGTCAATTTCCTCAGGTAATTTTGTTAGAGGGGAATGGCGACTTATGGTGGGCGGGTGGCATCAATATGGGGATGCAATATGCTTATGATTTTGGTGCTGAGTATCTGCTTTGGTTGAATGATGACTGTGTGCCTAGAGGAAATGCAATATCAGCCCTTTATAAATACAGTTTGAAGCATGATGTTATTGCGGTAGGTCAGGCTTTTTGTCCTTCGGGACATTATTATGGGGGGCATAAAAAAACATGGTTGGGATTGAGGCTTTTGTCTTGTTCTGAAAGCGATGTTGTTCCCTGTGATGCATTTGGTGGGAATGCGGTTTGCCTGCCCCGCAAAGTGGTTGATGCGATCGGATATCTCGATGCCAAGCGCATACCAATGGCTCCCGCCGATGCAGATTATGGGCTAAGGGCACGGCGAAAGGGGATTCAAGCTTTTGTTGTAGGAACGGCTCGATTTGAAAATGATGATAACTTGAGCGATGAGCAGCAGTCTTGGTTGCTTGGTGATATTCCGCCCGCTAAAATTTGGAACGGTTTTTTTGGGAAAAAAAGTTCTCGCTCATTTGGTCCAATGTTCACTTTTTATTTAAGACATTGGGGGCCGTGGGGGGGTATTTTGTTTGTAACACCATATGTGAAGTTTCTTCTGATCGCATTTGTCCGAACATTGGTTCCCGTTTCTGTATTGCGCAAAGTTTATGGGGCTCGCTCTAAGGCGTGGGGCATTCACAGTCACTATCGAGCTGATTAG
- a CDS encoding GxxExxY protein, producing the protein MTENEIGTIVVKCSIQVHQALGPGLLESVYQKILAHELVLQGLDVQTEVGIPINYNGIEFDEGFRADIVVNNKIILELKSLEMITPVHMRQLQTYLRLTGMRLGYLLNFGDVLMKDGIRRAVNGLEE; encoded by the coding sequence ATGACTGAAAATGAAATAGGAACAATTGTTGTTAAATGTTCAATTCAGGTTCATCAGGCTTTGGGACCGGGATTATTGGAATCGGTATATCAAAAGATTCTGGCTCATGAATTGGTGTTACAGGGGCTGGATGTTCAGACTGAAGTAGGAATTCCAATCAATTATAACGGAATAGAGTTCGATGAAGGTTTTCGGGCTGACATTGTTGTGAATAACAAAATCATTCTGGAGTTAAAATCCCTTGAGATGATTACACCTGTTCACATGAGGCAATTACAAACCTATCTTCGGCTGACCGGTATGCGATTAGGTTATCTGCTCAATTTTGGAGATGTTCTTATGAAAGACGGTATTCGGCGAGCGGTAAATGGACTCGAAGAATGA
- a CDS encoding glycosyltransferase family 1 protein, producing the protein MRILMVHNYYQQRGGEDVSMESEVALLKEHGHSVELYSMHNDSIGRIGRFRIAFRTIWSVTSYREIKRIISEQQIEVMHVQNFFPLISPSVYFAAKKCGVPVVQSVRNYRLFCLNAFFHREGKICELCFNKTFAWPGIKYACYRDSKLASFVVASMQFTHHHILRSFSKKVDYFIALSAFVKTKLLEAGIPQERIIVKPNFVNPDPGRGDADKKRFVFVGRLSPEKGVNTLLEAWETLSAQGQLQGYELVIIGDGPDRQALEMKVDLKSIKFMGRLDAEETLNIIGESKCLIFPSEWYETFGRVAIEAYGKGVPVIASRIGAIEELIQDGKTGLLFEAGNVQSLGEKLVFALENPREMEAMGRAARLLFEAKYSAGANYHQLVGIYKKAMRRPDERQVYRGTID; encoded by the coding sequence ATACGAATTTTAATGGTTCATAATTATTATCAGCAACGGGGTGGGGAAGATGTTTCGATGGAGTCCGAAGTCGCCTTGTTGAAGGAGCATGGACATTCTGTGGAGCTGTATAGCATGCATAATGATTCAATTGGCCGAATTGGACGTTTCCGCATTGCCTTCCGGACCATTTGGTCGGTTACGTCGTATCGAGAGATCAAGCGTATTATTTCTGAACAGCAGATTGAGGTCATGCATGTTCAGAATTTTTTCCCGCTTATTTCACCATCAGTTTATTTCGCGGCAAAAAAGTGCGGAGTGCCCGTTGTGCAATCGGTTCGAAACTATCGTTTATTTTGTTTGAATGCTTTTTTTCATAGAGAAGGTAAGATTTGTGAGCTCTGCTTTAATAAAACTTTTGCTTGGCCGGGGATAAAGTACGCATGCTATCGCGACAGTAAATTGGCATCATTTGTAGTCGCCAGCATGCAATTCACACACCATCATATTTTGCGTAGCTTTTCCAAAAAAGTAGACTATTTCATCGCATTATCTGCATTTGTTAAAACCAAATTGTTAGAGGCAGGAATTCCACAAGAGCGGATAATTGTTAAACCAAATTTTGTCAACCCGGATCCTGGGCGGGGAGATGCGGATAAAAAACGTTTCGTTTTTGTCGGGAGGCTTTCGCCGGAAAAAGGAGTGAATACTTTACTCGAAGCCTGGGAGACGCTCTCTGCACAGGGACAGTTGCAGGGGTATGAGTTGGTTATTATTGGAGATGGCCCCGACCGGCAGGCACTCGAAATGAAGGTTGATTTAAAATCGATCAAGTTTATGGGGCGGTTAGATGCGGAGGAAACGTTGAATATAATTGGAGAATCAAAATGTCTCATCTTTCCTTCAGAATGGTATGAAACATTCGGGAGGGTAGCCATTGAGGCTTATGGAAAAGGGGTGCCGGTTATTGCCAGCCGTATTGGGGCTATTGAAGAGTTGATTCAAGATGGGAAAACTGGGCTTCTTTTTGAGGCAGGGAATGTTCAATCTTTGGGTGAGAAATTGGTGTTCGCATTAGAAAATCCTCGTGAGATGGAGGCGATGGGTAGAGCTGCGCGTTTACTTTTTGAGGCAAAGTATTCCGCTGGAGCTAATTATCATCAGTTGGTGGGGATTTATAAGAAGGCTATGAGGAGACCTGATGAGAGGCAAGTATATAGAGGGACTATCGATTAA
- a CDS encoding flippase: MRLINSIFKILKLSGNREKVVRNVYWAVSGKVVQIASGLLVGILVARYLGPEQFGLMNYVISYVMLFSILATFGLDGIEVRELSKHEADKGALLGTAFGLRLLFASIALVLILTTLILFESDRYTFTMVMVYSVSLIFSSLNVIRNYFTSIILNEYVVKSEIARTVLGALIKVVLLWAHCSLTWFIAASAFDIVLVAGGYVLSYRKKAPDSMAWRFDRATAGMLIRASFPLLLSGAAIVVYQKINAIMIRNMLDNAALGQFSAAAKLTEFSTFIPMMIAQTITPILVKVHEADSTRYLIKRQQFMDLIVWSGIGMAVAMSLLAYPAILVLYGREYASAIPVLQITAWRSIFMALAAASGQLIIIEGLQNWVILRNLMGCVVSIGLNWWLIPVWGIHGSAIAMVLSVACAGFFSHHVIRPYRFLVPIQWRAIFTGWRSIASAVRKRAVD, encoded by the coding sequence ATGAGATTAATTAATAGCATTTTTAAGATACTAAAGCTTTCGGGTAATCGGGAAAAAGTGGTCCGTAATGTCTATTGGGCCGTTTCCGGAAAGGTTGTTCAAATTGCCAGTGGTTTGTTGGTAGGCATTTTGGTGGCCCGCTATCTAGGGCCGGAACAATTTGGTCTGATGAATTATGTCATCAGCTATGTGATGCTCTTCTCCATTTTAGCGACGTTTGGGCTGGATGGAATCGAGGTTCGCGAGCTGTCCAAACACGAGGCTGATAAAGGCGCACTGCTTGGCACTGCCTTTGGCCTGCGCCTACTCTTTGCCAGTATTGCGCTGGTCCTCATTCTAACCACCCTGATCCTGTTTGAGTCAGACCGATACACCTTTACCATGGTAATGGTCTATTCCGTCTCGCTCATCTTTAGCTCCTTAAATGTGATCAGAAACTATTTCACCTCCATCATTCTGAACGAATATGTTGTCAAGTCAGAGATTGCCAGAACGGTGCTGGGCGCTCTTATTAAAGTGGTGTTGCTGTGGGCACACTGTTCTCTTACCTGGTTTATTGCGGCCAGCGCCTTCGATATTGTTCTCGTGGCCGGTGGATATGTTCTCTCCTATCGCAAAAAAGCCCCCGACTCCATGGCCTGGCGATTTGATCGGGCCACCGCCGGAATGCTCATTCGAGCCTCGTTTCCCCTGTTGCTTTCGGGCGCCGCCATCGTCGTTTATCAAAAAATAAATGCCATCATGATTCGGAACATGCTCGACAATGCCGCGCTTGGACAGTTTTCTGCCGCTGCCAAATTGACCGAATTTTCAACCTTTATTCCCATGATGATTGCGCAAACGATTACCCCCATACTTGTCAAGGTACATGAAGCCGATAGCACGCGCTATCTCATCAAACGGCAGCAGTTTATGGATTTAATAGTTTGGAGCGGAATCGGAATGGCCGTTGCGATGAGTCTTCTGGCCTATCCGGCCATTCTGGTGCTATATGGGCGAGAATATGCATCCGCGATTCCGGTGCTGCAAATTACCGCATGGCGCTCCATTTTTATGGCGCTGGCGGCGGCCTCAGGCCAGTTAATCATTATTGAAGGGCTTCAAAACTGGGTTATTCTGCGCAACTTAATGGGGTGTGTGGTCAGCATAGGTCTCAATTGGTGGCTGATTCCGGTCTGGGGTATACATGGCTCGGCGATAGCGATGGTGCTTTCAGTGGCCTGTGCGGGCTTCTTTTCGCATCACGTAATTCGCCCTTATCGGTTTCTTGTGCCGATCCAGTGGCGCGCCATTTTTACGGGATGGCGGAGCATCGCTTCCGCAGTGCGTAAGCGGGCGGTCGACTAA
- the gmd gene encoding GDP-mannose 4,6-dehydratase — protein MKKALITGITGQDGSYLTELLIEKGYEVHGIIRRASSFNTHRIDHLYEDQLEGNPRMILHYGDLTDSSNLNRIIEKVEPAEIYNLAAQSHVQVSFEVPEYTAECDAIGTLRLLDAIRETGVPARFYQASTSELYGKVMEVPQTETTPFYPRSPYAVAKQYGFWIVKNYRESYGLHASNGILFNHESPRRGETFVTRKITMAVARISRGLQKCLYMGNINAYRDWGYAPDYVKMMWMMLQQDTPDDYVVATNEMHTVREFIEKSFACVDIEIEWEGEGVDEVGKNKATGDVVVRMDKRYYRPCEVDQLLGNPAKAKKQLGWEPTVKFEELVKIMTEGDLRLLDNPNYEIGF, from the coding sequence ATGAAAAAAGCACTGATTACGGGAATTACCGGGCAGGACGGTTCGTATCTGACCGAGCTGCTGATTGAAAAAGGGTATGAGGTTCACGGGATTATCCGTCGTGCAAGTTCGTTTAATACGCACCGGATTGATCACCTTTACGAGGATCAGCTTGAAGGCAATCCCCGGATGATTCTGCATTACGGCGACCTTACCGATTCGTCCAACCTTAACCGGATTATTGAAAAAGTTGAGCCGGCGGAAATCTACAACCTGGCCGCGCAGTCGCATGTGCAGGTTTCTTTCGAAGTCCCGGAATACACGGCCGAATGTGATGCCATCGGAACGCTGCGTCTGCTGGATGCCATCCGCGAAACCGGTGTTCCGGCACGTTTCTATCAGGCTTCGACCTCCGAGCTGTACGGAAAAGTGATGGAAGTTCCGCAGACGGAAACCACACCGTTTTATCCGCGTTCTCCGTACGCGGTGGCCAAGCAGTACGGGTTCTGGATTGTGAAGAACTATCGCGAGTCCTACGGCCTGCATGCCAGCAACGGTATTCTGTTTAATCACGAATCACCGCGGCGAGGGGAAACCTTTGTGACCCGCAAAATCACAATGGCCGTGGCCCGTATTTCGCGCGGGTTGCAGAAGTGTCTTTATATGGGCAACATCAATGCATATCGCGACTGGGGGTATGCTCCGGATTACGTCAAAATGATGTGGATGATGCTGCAGCAGGATACGCCGGATGATTACGTGGTGGCGACCAACGAAATGCATACCGTCCGTGAATTCATTGAAAAATCATTTGCCTGTGTCGATATTGAAATTGAGTGGGAAGGTGAAGGCGTCGACGAAGTCGGAAAGAACAAAGCCACCGGCGATGTTGTCGTCCGCATGGACAAGCGGTATTACCGCCCGTGCGAGGTCGATCAGCTGCTCGGTAATCCGGCGAAGGCCAAAAAACAGCTGGGCTGGGAACCGACGGTGAAGTTTGAAGAGCTCGTTAAAATCATGACGGAAGGCGATCTGCGTCTGCTGGACAATCCGAACTACGAAATCGGCTTCTAG